A window of the Desulfopila inferna genome harbors these coding sequences:
- the eno gene encoding phosphopyruvate hydratase, with translation MAKIKDIHAREVIDSRGNPTVEVEVTLSSGAMARAIVPSGASTGEHEALELRDGGDRYLGKGVRKAVANVNDKLKPELIGKSCDYKDIDKIMLELDGTPNKNKYGANAILGISLAVARAAANDKGQSFFSYLGGNAANLLPVPMMNIVNGGEHADNNVDIQEFMIMPHAFSSFSRALQAACEIFHTLKGLLKENGMSTSVGDEGGFAPNLDSNEEALKYIMKSIAKAGYDGKISIALDVAASSFYNKENGLYTFENAEVDTSFLIEYYGRLVKNYPIVSIEDGLDENDWDGWQQLTSELGDKIQLVGDDLFVTNVARLSQGIEKSIANSILIKVNQIGTLSETLSAVDLASKNGYSSVISHRSGETEDTTIAHLAVATNCGQIKTGSLSRSDRIAKYNELLRIEEELGVRAVYAGTKFEEILPN, from the coding sequence ATGGCAAAGATTAAAGACATTCACGCGCGTGAAGTAATCGACTCAAGAGGCAATCCAACAGTCGAGGTTGAGGTTACCCTTTCATCCGGAGCTATGGCAAGGGCAATCGTTCCTTCAGGTGCCTCAACAGGGGAACACGAGGCACTGGAACTGCGGGATGGAGGGGATCGATATCTGGGTAAAGGGGTCAGAAAGGCCGTTGCCAATGTGAACGACAAGCTTAAACCGGAATTGATCGGCAAGAGCTGTGATTACAAGGATATCGATAAAATCATGCTCGAGCTGGATGGGACGCCGAATAAAAACAAATACGGCGCTAATGCGATCCTGGGAATTTCACTGGCAGTCGCCAGAGCCGCCGCGAACGACAAAGGCCAATCGTTTTTTTCTTATCTCGGCGGCAATGCCGCCAACCTGCTCCCTGTTCCAATGATGAATATCGTCAATGGCGGTGAGCATGCCGACAACAATGTCGATATTCAGGAATTCATGATCATGCCTCATGCTTTTTCCTCATTTTCACGAGCACTCCAGGCAGCGTGTGAGATTTTCCATACACTCAAGGGTCTGCTCAAAGAGAATGGCATGAGCACTTCGGTTGGCGACGAGGGCGGCTTTGCACCTAATCTTGACAGTAATGAAGAGGCCCTCAAATATATTATGAAGTCTATTGCCAAAGCCGGCTACGATGGGAAAATTTCCATAGCCCTTGATGTGGCCGCAAGTTCATTCTATAACAAAGAGAATGGACTTTATACATTTGAGAATGCTGAAGTCGATACCAGTTTCCTCATTGAGTATTATGGACGGCTGGTGAAAAACTACCCCATTGTTTCCATCGAAGACGGTCTCGACGAAAATGACTGGGATGGCTGGCAACAATTGACATCAGAACTCGGCGATAAGATACAGCTGGTTGGAGATGACCTTTTCGTCACCAATGTTGCTAGATTGAGCCAAGGTATAGAAAAGTCCATTGCCAACTCAATTCTAATCAAGGTCAATCAAATAGGTACCCTCAGTGAAACTCTTTCCGCCGTCGACCTCGCCTCAAAGAACGGCTATAGTTCGGTTATTTCCCACCGTTCCGGAGAAACTGAAGATACAACCATAGCACATCTTGCTGTGGCTACGAATTGCGGGCAGATCAAGACGGGATCGCTTTCACGTTCAGACAGGATTGCAAAATATAACGAATTACTGCGGATAGAAGAAGAATTGGGAGTCAGAGCGGTGTATGCAGGAACCAAATTCGAGGAAATCCTGCCCAACTAA
- a CDS encoding response regulator — translation MLRKVLFVDDDQIMLLAVEKRFAAYSEYFSMLMANDGFEAVQKLKETSISLIVLDLKMPRMDGMSLLSHTREKYPDIPVIIVSGYRTAEMYKLAKAKGVIAYISKPFQVDDLGKIIMSTLQKEANGGIMHNVSPTVFLQLMEMEAKTCTIRILDKKTEKGGILYFSEGNLLDARVGDILGLEAAYRVFTWEEVTLFIQNECAARNNTINSELQPIIMKAVGMKDEEEEQEDLLTSSDQGESFKSIAEQPSSTSETIASESEQPVSFADELGSLDLPEEFFDSEELGESIPAPSGQTEISSPSVPIFRAGAKPSVSEKPNNSRLREIRETLYREVGDKTGLKDIYHDESMGNIVEFLTELGSMFNFGRLRVGYIDSGGEFNKIVLPGKPTTVLQLSRKCPQDKIINVLVQYQ, via the coding sequence TGATGATGATCAGATTATGCTGCTGGCCGTGGAAAAACGATTTGCCGCATATTCCGAGTATTTCTCTATGCTCATGGCAAATGATGGCTTCGAGGCTGTACAGAAGCTCAAAGAAACATCTATTTCCCTGATTGTTCTGGATTTAAAAATGCCGAGAATGGACGGCATGAGCCTGCTCTCCCATACCCGGGAAAAATATCCTGACATTCCTGTAATAATAGTTTCAGGCTATAGAACGGCAGAGATGTACAAACTCGCCAAGGCAAAAGGTGTCATTGCCTATATCAGCAAACCCTTCCAGGTTGATGACCTGGGGAAGATCATAATGAGTACCCTGCAGAAAGAAGCGAATGGCGGTATTATGCATAACGTCTCACCGACCGTTTTTTTGCAGCTTATGGAGATGGAGGCGAAGACCTGCACAATTCGCATCCTGGATAAAAAAACTGAAAAAGGCGGTATTCTGTATTTTAGTGAAGGAAACCTGCTGGATGCAAGGGTCGGCGACATTCTCGGCCTCGAAGCTGCCTACAGAGTATTCACCTGGGAAGAAGTCACATTATTTATTCAGAATGAATGTGCAGCCCGCAATAATACCATCAATAGTGAACTGCAGCCTATCATAATGAAGGCAGTGGGCATGAAAGATGAAGAAGAGGAACAAGAAGATCTGCTGACCTCAAGTGATCAAGGCGAAAGTTTTAAGTCTATAGCAGAGCAACCATCCTCTACAAGTGAAACCATTGCTTCGGAGTCAGAACAACCAGTCAGCTTCGCCGATGAGCTTGGCAGTCTGGATCTCCCTGAAGAGTTTTTCGATTCTGAAGAACTTGGGGAATCCATACCAGCGCCTTCCGGGCAGACCGAAATCAGTTCTCCTTCGGTTCCGATATTTCGTGCAGGGGCCAAACCTTCTGTTTCCGAAAAACCGAATAATTCTCGACTGCGAGAAATCAGAGAAACGCTTTACCGGGAAGTTGGAGATAAAACCGGTTTGAAAGATATTTATCATGACGAGAGCATGGGAAATATTGTTGAGTTTTTAACTGAGCTTGGCTCAATGTTCAATTTCGGCAGACTCAGGGTAGGCTATATTGATAGCGGCGGTGAATTTAACAAAATTGTCCTTCCGGGAAAGCCTACCACAGTTCTCCAGTTAAGCCGGAAATGTCCCCAGGACAAAATAATCAATGTTTTGGTGCAGTATCAATAA